The genomic DNA CCTCCTATCACTACTTTCTCATCCCTCTCCTCTCCCTCTTCCCTACCATATGTATTGCTATTAGAATAAGTCTTGTTCGAGAACCAAGTGGCAATCCTAGCAGCTATGGCCTCGATACCTGGCTCTCTATGGTTCAAAGTTCCTTCCGCCATCGTAACATTGGCAACAACTTCAACTGGAGTTCCTCTGTATCAACACTTTCAACATCAGGGGAACAATAttgaaatgaaaatgaatgagCATTAACATGGATTTCATTTCACCCACTGGCGGTTTTCAAGACTCAGAGTAAACTGTCGACAACCGTTTTCGACATTGCAACCCCTTGTCGGGTCATTAACAGGTGGAGGGTGTGTCGAATGAGCATTATAGCTCCTCTCAAATGTTCCATACTGTAATGTTGGGGCTTTGGCAGCCCCTTATACTGTTTGAATCATCAGCAGTAAGCAGGGCAAGGCAAAAGCCAGTATTGCTTTGGTGAACTTGTCACCCTTCAATTTTTTGGGCAAAGCAAGTCTAGACTGCAAAAATCgagaaataaataaagtaaacacCAAAGTTAGACGAAATCTGGGAAGGCACAAGTGATAACGAGGGTGATTTCAAACTTCTTTAAGCTAAGTCTTGTCATCAATGTCAGATCTCTCAACATGTTTATGGGAAAAcaaatgaaggaaaaaaaaagggttCTTAGATCTGAAGCAGAGTGAtaatagatttttttttctattcagGCAAGGCCATACCCAAAGGAAGGAAGGAAGGCCCTAAAACAGCAAGTGAAAAGGTAAAAGAAGCTCCATcatacaaaaacaaagaaaattaaaCCCCAAAACAAGGGCTTCAGCCATTGACTCATTCAACTAATGCGCTGATTAAACCTAACGAATGCTAATGGAACAGTAAACCTCTCACAGCCTCAAAAAACAAAGATAGGGATAACCCAGGccttaaacaaaaaggattgagAAGAGATGTTAATAATTACCTTATGAAGTTGAGAGAGAGTGTTGCTCTTAATGGCATTGAATTTGAATATCAACATCTTCAAAGTAACTCTGTTAAGGGCTTTGAAAGTAAAAGATAAGAATATGAAGGAAAGATTTAACAATGGTGGGGAAAAGGGAGAGGGATGAGAGAGCAGTGATAGGGGATGGAAAATGACAGTTCCATTAAGTTTGTAACAGAAAAGTGTAGCTCCATTACGTCTGTAATGGAAAAGGATTAGTGGtgactattttgttatttttcaaaaattgagtGATTAAATTGAAACTTGAGTGATTATTTTGTTAGCCACCCCAAAATTGAGTGACTGTTAGTGCAATTTACcatttttaaaacttataaaaattaaaataaattaacttttgtttaatttttaattttaatttctcttaaaaccctaaaaatttttcttttttttctccaaGCCGTTTGTTTATTATCTTTTGTTTTATTCAGAGGCAGTGCCAGCCTCCGGGCTAGCTATCGCCCGCTTTTTTTCCCCTCCCACcaactctttctttctttcttcttttcattcaatccacatgttttctctcttttttagtTTGCAAATCTATTTTGTGGGTGTATTTGTTATCTTCAGAAGTTATGATGGATAGATGACGATGCTTGTCGTTCGTTAAAACTTCATTGACTACTAGTAGTTGTTTTGGAAAGTGAGTGGCTCTTCATCAGTTTCTTAATTTTTTTCTGTTTTGAGAatattttagaataataaatgatttcacaaGTCGATTTGGACTCGTGTTGTCTTAagttttgtattttttttctattatttaataagtcttcagttttaaaaatttttatctgCTTTTGTAGCACTATTTTCAGTCTTGTTTATGTATGTGATTttagttttacaagtgattttaaGGATGGTTTTATTACTCGATTCTTTTGTTGATTTTTTCTCTCCGCTTTGGACCATTTGAGGCTGATTTTTTTATTATGTTAAGTGCTTGTAACCACTCCAGATATGTCGTATTTGAGAAGTAACAAAGTCAATTGTCAACGTGTTAGAATATTTTATTGATGTTGAGGCTAAAGTTTTTACTGTGTTAATGAAGTTTGTCATTTCCCATCTACGACgagtttttgttattttttttcccTAAATTATATAATTTCGTTAATAAATGAATGAGTTAAtcaatttacttttaaaaaaattataatttcccTTAAAAAGAGTGTCACGCCAAACGTTAACCGtagttaaaaaagaaaaaagcttTCTCGTGTGTAATTTTCTGTTCGATTCATGTTTATAACATCTTGGTTTATGCCTTTGGGCTCCTTACGGTGGTTAAAAGAAAGTCATGCAGAGGTTAGACTCGCAATGGCTTTTCAACAATGTGCTCACTTTATCAACTCCTTAAACACCACATTAATCATGGCGTTGCCCTTAACGAAGACACAGTTGAGGAAGAAGAAGATCCATCGAAACCCAAGATTTAGGAGGCTCCAAGTACTGAGAATTTGGTTGCAAGATGTCCCAAGTGTGGAGAAATCGCTGCTGGGCTTGAACCGCATATAATGCAACCAATTATAGTGTTGAATTTGAAAAGCAAACACAGAAGCCAAAGAAAAGGAAGAGAAGCAAGAGAAAAGTACTTGGAGAGCTTGATTTGGGGTTCCATGGTAAAGTGACTTCTAAGTCTTCATTTTCTATGGTAACAGTTGAGCAGCCGATCTTACGTTGCTTTAACCGACACCGAGCGCCTTATTGGTGATGCTGCCAAAAACCAAATCGCTAAGAATCCCCAGAATACTATTTTGGACGCTAAACGCCTCATCGGTCATCGATTCTCCAACCCATCAGTGCAAAGCGATATGAAGCATTAGCCTTTCATGGCCGTTGCCGCCCCCGGTGATAAGCTATCACCGATGGTCGTCGTTACTTACAAGGGTAAAGAGAAGCAGTTCGCTGCTGAAGAAATTTCTTCCATGGTGCTGGTTATCAAGATCATGATAAAGAAGTGTTATTCCTAACACTGGTCAAGATGAAGAAGGTTGCCGAGGCTTATATGGGTGAAACCATGAAAAACGTTGTTATCACCGTGCCTGCTTATTTCAACGACTCGCATAGGCAGGGTACGAAAGATGCCGGATCCATTTCAAGGCTTAATGTTTTGACGATTATCAATGAACCAACGGCCGCCGTGATTGTGTATGGCTTGGACAAGGCATCGAGGTCCGATAAGAAGAACGTCTTGATTTTCGACCTGGAAGTGGCACCTTCGATGTTTCattgaattaaaaaaaactagttaatttaatttaaactttGTAATTTTTAACAACTTTTACTATATTTTAATGAGTAATTATTTTTTCCAATGTCGTGAAAAAACTTTACAAATGAATTTAAGATAATGTCAAGtgtattttttttaattgttATACAGCCCGTGGAGTTTTTAAATTCCACAAAGTTAATgattgtgaaaaaaaaaagaaaatatattgtCAGTATACTAAATGCTaactctatttttattttttatttataaatttttatgatttaaaatGTTTGGCATACAACCATCAAAGATTCCACAAGCAATGTTAGGAGATTGGTAAGTATCTTATAagggtataataaaatatttaaaaaaagataGGTCAATTTTTTCtgtagaaaaaaaataaatagagCCAATTACAGTCAACCAAAAACAACATTAGAAATAGATAGCAGAGAAGAATTATCTAATCGAATTTGATTAACAACTCTAGTAGGAGCAATATCAAGCACATGGCCCAAACAGAAACTCTTTCATTTGACTAGTTAGGATATGGGGGGCAAAGTTTGCTTCTCTTGGAATTTGCTTAATGGCTACATGCCAATTACATCTACATAATTCTTGGATCCATAATATCAAATCTTTATTCGCCTTTCCTTTAAAAGCCCAATGAATATCTTTAATGGTCTCAGCGCAATTAGTCTCAATAATAATTTCCTTCCTGTTAAAGTCCTATTCAAGGTGAAAACCATTATAAATAGCCCAAAGTTTAGCTTGTTCAACACTGCATTTTCCAATATTTCTCCCAATTCTCCAAAGTCACCTACCATATTCATCTCTTGCCACTGCTATCAAAGTTGCGAAGCCTGAAGACGACAGATTGCGGGCACCATTGACATTTATTTTGATAGATCTAgtgtcaatcttttaaggcttcttgtaaaataaaaatacactGTTAGTGTTCCAAATATTCactatgtttttatatatagttctaatttttttaaaaatattgaattatgATGTCATAATGACATCAGCATTTTCATGTGTACCTATTTGAAAGTGCTACGAATCCCAAACTTAAcaccattaaaaaaaaaaaaaaaaaccttaacttaaagaaaatttaggtaataaaaaaaaatcattaaagtagagaaaaatgaaaaaattaagggCCAAATGTATATTTGAGCCTACTCAAATTGAACCTAAGAAAAATTTAGGTACTAAATTAGAAAAAATGTCAAGTCGGTACCAAATTGATCCCAAAACACGTAAGTACCAAATTGAGCAACAAAAATGTTTATGTACCATTTTTgtaatattctaaaattttaaacatattttaaaaaaaattatatatatttttcgcatttatataattattagaaactttagaatttttatatttatagcttttatatatatatatttttaaatttttgttgttttccttttagttttttgaattatttatattttacataatttttaataatgtttttatataatattttaatttagattTTTATGTATGTCATGTTACCGATTGACATGCATAAGGATACACCATATGATGCAtctcctatttttttttttttaagtgaaacaaaaatattcaagtaGCAAAGTATAAAAACAAGCATATGATCAGTTCATGCCAAATTCAAGCTGCTAACCGATGAAATTTTGCTCTTTTTAATTCTACCTCACCACCTAACGGTGAAGGTCCGTTTAATATTAAAAAGTGtgcttttaaaaaattaatttcccCGCAACTTTATTTTGGGAAATTAAAAGAAATCATCAATATTGCAATCCAAAAAGTGTTCATATATTTGTCAATTGAGATTTTGGGATTTCATCAGAAAGGTTTTAGTTAAAATGCAGACAAACATCTCCAGAGTGAAGAGGAACAAAATGAGGATTTGACAATCACTAATCCAAAACATGGCACTCCTCCAATGAAAACATTGTCTTGAGATCAAATTAAGTTGTACAATTACTCTTGGTGACTACGTACAGGTAGCACATTTGCAAAGATCTAATATACAATGACTTGAACCAAAATTTAGATGAATAACAAAGGGGCAAAACGTGGTGTTTCTTTCCTTGCTTTATACCTTTCTGAGGAAGTTTCTAGTACCCTAATTAGAGGCTTCTCTACTATAAACATTCTATCTCCATTCACGGATTTCCCGTCTCGCTTTCTGGTTTCGTCTCGCTTTCTGGTTTCTGAGACGGAGGCAtcgcagcagcagcagcagtggTAGTTTCTTTGGGAGTAGCTGTTATTGATTTTGCACAAATAACATCAAAGTGAGAAAGAGAAAGGCAATAGACAGAGAAATacaaagagaaagaagaagaagaaccaACCTTCATGTTGATTTTGGGATCCTAACTCGGTCTCGCTGGGAGAGGCGGTCTGGTCCTGCTGTTTGGATGCTGAAGCTTTTAGCTGTTCTTCTGTGATCTTTAAGTATTCTTCACTAGTAtatgctgcttttatggattgaGCACCATCTGCAGTAAAGCGACAGAATTTGCATGCTTCTTAAATTTCATTGGAATACACAAGGGGAATGGGATAAGGAATAAGGAAAGTTCCTACCACTAAGCCATAAAAAGCAGGATCAAACGCTATGCAGTAGCATTTAGTGCATGTTTCAGGGTAAGAGATCATAATAACGTAAGTGAGATTCAAAGGAAAAATCTTATAAGACAATTTCATGCCACTAATTAGCCGAAAATATAAGAATATTAAGCGCTTACCCGGGTCAGCATCACTACCAGTTTCCTCAGCACTGGTAACTGGTGAAGGTGTTAGGGGAGCATTACTTAGATAGGGACTGTTCCTATTCAGTGTATTTTGTGTTGAACTCGGCATTTCATCAAGACCAATCTCCCTTTCAAGGGTGCTCTTGAATTCCCTCGAAACTTCCTTCACAGACGATATAAAGGCGAAGAGTTCAGAAGGACAGAGTTATTACATGGTAAAGATATGAGTAAAACCAAAGGGTTCAGGCCCTACCTGAAGTTCTCTAATGGTGGGTTGAAACGCACGCAATGTTTTCCCCAGATTCCTAGCAACCTGCACTTTAATATGCCATTTGAGAGGCTGAGAGGATTTAACTTAAACAGAATATGATCCTAACTATAAAGGTTCTGTTTGATCATTTGATCAACATATTTAAAACTTGGTTTTCGCTTCCTCAAAAATTTCTACAGAATAATATATGAATGGTAAAAAGCATAATTGTATTCAACTAAAAAACGAATAAGCAGATCAATTGTgacaaaatttaaacataattatcTTACATAAAAGGACAGTGACATATTTTGTACGTGAAAgacttttctataattttttattatttaaaataagtaGCAAAAGTAACAATATAATGCAGCCTAAACATTAGCGACCACATTTTGCTAAACAGTGAGAATAGTCATTTATGGAAGGCATCAAAATGTCTGCCATGCACTTGTAAATAAATTCTTGATAAGTTCATAAGTATCACAATGCAGCTACTTTGTAAAGAATCAAAGCATCCAAGcacttatatgttttattttaatgccTTTATGGTACATCAGACATCATGGATACAGCATATTTAATAATTGATTATCAGACCTTATcacaatacctaaggaaatatTCTTTTAACTCTCCAGTCCTCACAAGTTAGATTCTTCTTGTCATATCGAGCCATTTAGTAAAATGTCAAGAGGGATCTGAGGTAAAAGACACAACACTTATTCTTAAAGATCTGGATCACTAAATACATCAAGGCATCATTAGAATGAGCCCTGAAAGGATAGGGGAGCTTAAGAGTTTAAAATAGGGTAATACAATGGAATGAATTGGACTTAAATGACAACAATGTTTCTGCATCAAGGGAAAAAAAATCATTATCTTGTCAAACAACACTACATTAATGCCTCGCTTGGTTACTAGTCTTATATATGAGGAAAATGCTTATTTATTACAGATGTAGTACAATAGTTAGATATAAACTAAAGAATAGTTAGTGCAATTTTAAACTTGAAATTAGAAAGGTGAGTAAAAACTGATAAAAAATAAGATTTCTTCAAAATAAGCGAAAAATTTTCCTTCTCTTTACCAAAATTAAGTCATGGGAATGGCTAAATATTACCAATTGAATTAAGTTATTGTTCACTCATATACTAAAAGAAGCTTAAAAACGAATAAAATAAGATTTCATCTCAATAAAAGGATTCTTTCTATATTTCATCTCAATAAAAGGATTCTTTCTATCATCTAAGATTATAATTTAAACCAACATTTCAATTCTTATATAAGACAAGAAACCATATCAATTTCAGTTTCAAGCAAAGCTAAGTATTGTCTATAAAATCCAACACTAAACCAGCAATAATTTTTCAGTTTCAACAATTTATCATACCAACTTCCCAGGCACTCCTTAGaaattctaccaattttttttGCTTCTTGTTGCTTAATTCATATTTGAAGCGTTGAATAgagattaatattttaaaatagttGCCACAAAGCCTACGTTTCCAAAGCTTAGGACCTATCTAAATCCAATACCCGCATAAAATTAGAAACTTGAACTGTACAAAGACATACATTACAAACATATGATAGACACAAACAGCCTGGAAAATCATCAAATGTTACAAACCATAAAAGGAGCAAGTGACAGGTTGGTGCTTATAATTGAAACAACATGCAAATGAGAATGACTTGTCCCTTAGCATATAAAGGCAGAACATACCTCAGCCAGACCCTTGGGACCAAACACCAACAAAGCAACTACCCCAATAACCAGAGCCTCAGGAGCTCCAACGCCAAACAAAGATGCATGCACCACCCTTCCTttacattttccttttttttctgaaattcaataatcaaaataaatgaaTTGCATAGACAGCTTAAAAAGAGGAACCcagaccaaaataaaaaataaaataaaaaagataccTAATTTAAGAGATTTTGGTGAGATTGAAATGCCCAGATGCTTTAGACCACTCCATTGAGAAAAAAAGGATGGACCCAACTGAGGAAACCACGTGGAGAAACGGAAAGGAAAGGATTTGCGATGTGAAACTAAAGGAGAGAAGGAGAAAGTAGTGGACTTGGAGCTAACGGAAGGTGTGAATAAGAATGCGGAAGTTGAGACGGCCATAATTGTGGTCATTTGAAGAGATAGATAATTTTAGTGAGTTTAAGGAGAGCTTAGATTTTTCCGAGCATAGACATGGAATTGGGAGGGGACACCAAACCAAAGGTTATCTTGAAATGGGAAGATGTCTAAAAATGCAATATGTGGAAAATGATGGTCGAGGAGATTACGATACCAACATTACAGAGAAGCTTACTTTTGGAGCTCACTTGATCCGGATTCTGGAGATCTTATTGTAGGCTGAAATGGCCATTTCAATGTGGGTCGACACCTGACTCTCATGATCAGCCATCACCAAGTTCTGGGCTTGATTTGGGTAGTCAAATGCTGGCACATCATGTTTAAGATAGCCCAATTTTTTAGGGCTTCCCCACAATGTTTGATAAAAATGAGTTGCGTTCAGGTTTTTTTCTTCAATAACCTTTACCCTGAATTAATTGGTAATATTTTCAATCCGATTCTtatactttctttttctttttcatattaaTCTTACAAATAATATTTGATACACCGATGCCTACAAGTTTTATGTATcatcaataaataataatattatacctcattattaaataaaaaaaagagtgAATGACTTATAAATAATGttgtgatttttttaaaattattaaataaatataaagatataaaattttattaaaattttataaaaataaattttatataattttttactaAAGATAGATGTACAAAATGAACTTGAATAAATTGGGGCCAAAATTTATCTAAATTTGGAAATTTATTCTAAACGTATTTTAGCAACTACACGTGTATTCTAAAGTAAGTCTAAAAAAGTTTtcagtttttatatttttgaattttgaattttgatgggATGAACCTAGACTTGCATATGTCCAGGTTTATTTTAGAtatgcattttaattttttttacctttttaaatATGAATATacgataatatataatataaattattaattatatcaaATCATAGATTATAGGATTAGAAGTTTGTTAAGCCTAATTTCTGCCCGGGCTCAATCAAACCAACCCAAATTAAACACTCCACTAAACCAACCATTAACTCCATCACCCTACTAAACCATCCACTACCTCCATCACCCCCACACCCTACTAAACCATCCACTACCTCCATCACCCCCACTAACTCTATCACCCTACTTgttataagttgtaaaatttggctataaaagccatggaAAAACTATTGTAAGAGGGGGAATTTTTTAGAGAATACACATACGAAATCAAAGAGAATACAAATTAGATTTTTAAGGTAACtttttatattattcaattttGTTTACTTTGGCGTTCACATTTTTTCTTTACACAAAtgaaataagggaaaagagaaggagTTTACCTCTAATTTTATTTCCTTTCTGATTTGGCCTCAAAGTTTcacttttaattcaatttaacctcttttttatttttgttattttactgttaaattaatttatttgagctttattctcattatttttatatttgtttttattattttctattaatttaattaatttgagttatgtttcatattattatattatttatttattattatatatttattatgtaaatatatatatttttaagcgaagttaattattttaaatataaatttctattatacatagacttattatattattttttataccaTTGTTTATTATCGGTTACcatttttatatcaaattattattatttactatttctcactattactaatttaacattgttattccattttttttactattatccCCATATTTAATGTTATCAcaacatatttttttattatcatcatgtttttaatattattattaatactattagCACAATGTTTATTACATTATTGTATCACTAcagaaaatagggctttagcggcgttttatcagaaaacgccgcaaaaattgtaaaacacaaagcaatagcggaaacgccgctaaaaactgagcaatagcgacgtttttttgttaaaacaccgctaaaaacagagaaatagcggcgcttttggtaaaacgccgctaaaagatagagcattagcggcgcttttggtaaaacgccgctaaaagacagagcattagcggcgcttttggtaaagcgccgctaaaag from Gossypium arboreum isolate Shixiya-1 chromosome 9, ASM2569848v2, whole genome shotgun sequence includes the following:
- the LOC108467926 gene encoding sec-independent protein translocase protein TATB, chloroplastic isoform X2; its protein translation is MTTIMAVSTSAFLFTPSVSSKSTTFSFSPLVSHRKSFPFRFSTWFPQLGPSFFSQWSGLKHLGISISPKSLKLEKKGKCKGRVVHASLFGVGAPEALVIGVVALLVFGPKGLAEVARNLGKTLRAFQPTIRELQEVSREFKSTLEREIGLDEMPSSTQNTLNRNSPYLSNAPLTPSPVTSAEETGSDADPDGAQSIKAAYTSEEYLKITEEQLKASASKQQDQTASPSETELGSQNQHEATPKETTTAAAAAMPPSQKPESETKPESETGNP
- the LOC108467926 gene encoding sec-independent protein translocase protein TATB, chloroplastic isoform X1, translated to MTTIMAVSTSAFLFTPSVSSKSTTFSFSPLVSHRKSFPFRFSTWFPQLGPSFFSQWSGLKHLGISISPKSLKLEKKGKCKGRVVHASLFGVGAPEALVIGVVALLVFGPKGLAEPLKWHIKVQVARNLGKTLRAFQPTIRELQEVSREFKSTLEREIGLDEMPSSTQNTLNRNSPYLSNAPLTPSPVTSAEETGSDADPDGAQSIKAAYTSEEYLKITEEQLKASASKQQDQTASPSETELGSQNQHEATPKETTTAAAAAMPPSQKPESETKPESETGNP